Within Fusobacterium varium, the genomic segment AAAGAGCTGCTAGAACTGGTAGAAATCCTCAAACTGGAGAAGAAATGACTATCGAAGCTAAAAAAGTTGTTAAATTCAAACCTGGAAAAGGATTATCTGAAGCTGTAAATAAATA encodes:
- a CDS encoding HU family DNA-binding protein, which translates into the protein RAARTGRNPQTGEEMTIEAKKVVKFKPGKGLSEAVNK